In the Kribbella sp. NBC_00482 genome, one interval contains:
- a CDS encoding STAS domain-containing protein yields the protein MTAYAVVDARTSNGVRCVRICGEVDLTNATNVREAISRLASPDAPVIIVDLTDTTYLDSSAIAMLFHLAERLTQRRQKLHIVVPPNSPLRAALELTALPHTIPLQPTLE from the coding sequence GTGACCGCGTACGCAGTAGTGGATGCTCGAACAAGCAACGGCGTCCGCTGTGTGCGAATCTGCGGCGAAGTCGACCTCACCAACGCCACCAACGTACGCGAAGCCATCAGCCGCCTCGCCTCCCCCGACGCGCCCGTCATCATCGTGGACCTAACCGACACCACCTACCTAGACAGCTCCGCCATAGCAATGCTCTTCCACCTGGCCGAACGCCTCACCCAACGCCGCCAGAAACTCCACATCGTCGTCCCACCAAACTCCCCACTCCGAGCCGCCCTAGAACTGACGGCCCTCCCCCACACGATCCCGCTCCAACCCACCCTCGAATAA
- a CDS encoding helix-turn-helix transcriptional regulator, translating into MGGVLIGREGELALLGELAAGLPKGSAVAVVRGEAGIGKTTVVRAAVADADSAGLRILRGACAPLSGAVAYGGLDAALGVGRDAAGEVFTSVAAGRAWAVESMMRTVGEIAEDGAVLVVEDVHWADVSTLDFLAHLSRNLPSTGLLVLLTWRDEDTDAEHTRWLGEQLRILSVTDVPLHPLTLEETALQLPDCSDEVVAAVYARSSGNPYLNAELAGSDAEPSESLRQVLVSRLDAVGLPARMVVAAAATLGRGLTDDEMLAAASGAADAVWEACDAGLVVREAGHGAMARHPVLAEVAYEELLSRDRRQLHTRLAACLEADLPERPSAARVAEIAEQYCRAEDADDGLVWSVRAAVAAEQGYAIAEAGHWYAEAASLWGSARTALADVPEKLSLLVSAATHLGSVGQTDRAMGLLEGDLTAMSTTREEVLGAALTRCWLGTTVGDTEQALRDVELAQRLTSAGDEPTLARICACQAMALGTCSRWDEVEAPARIALELGAKYADHRTVGKAHAVLGIGAALQGLFSQALGHDLTALAIAHKLAEPEDLAMAGVALTDVYLRMGEPDRAAQIARFVGQRVRRLMLGRHWLEDLMDSNVVQALYESGRWDEAVAWMSERSAPSDLGFFQVTMVHVYLARGDIAAAEQSLRHAASLNERDQPRFLASYGEGQTLLLLRTGRAEQALELALSVADTARAGADEDVEGGLLLAGLEAAAAVRAPDRLEQLVSRLGGATQGRSRAAVTAVIDGQRSRATGAFDPDPWLIAAREWSALGRPYEEAQARLRAAEAILTSRPGAAARRTAAEQLIAARHLAERLRAAPLLEQIGKLARLARIDTGQSGAPHDQAGPVPSPAGPPALTDREQQVLALLADGLTNREIGEALFMSPKTASVHVTHILDKLGVQTRVQAAAIAARLGLDQPPPM; encoded by the coding sequence GTGGGTGGGGTGTTGATCGGGCGCGAGGGGGAGCTTGCGCTGCTTGGGGAGCTGGCGGCCGGATTGCCGAAAGGGTCGGCCGTTGCGGTCGTGCGGGGTGAAGCGGGGATTGGGAAGACGACGGTGGTGCGTGCCGCCGTGGCGGATGCCGATTCCGCCGGGTTGCGGATCCTGAGGGGTGCGTGTGCGCCGTTGTCCGGTGCGGTGGCGTATGGGGGACTGGACGCGGCACTCGGGGTGGGCCGGGATGCTGCCGGGGAGGTGTTTACGTCGGTCGCAGCCGGTCGAGCGTGGGCCGTCGAGTCGATGATGCGCACGGTTGGTGAGATCGCCGAGGACGGCGCAGTGCTCGTCGTCGAGGACGTGCACTGGGCGGATGTGTCGACCCTGGATTTCCTGGCGCACCTGAGCCGCAACCTCCCATCGACGGGTCTGCTGGTCTTGCTGACCTGGCGGGACGAGGACACTGACGCCGAGCACACGCGCTGGCTCGGGGAACAGTTGCGCATCTTGTCGGTCACCGACGTACCTCTTCACCCGCTGACCCTTGAGGAGACCGCTCTTCAACTGCCGGACTGTTCCGATGAGGTCGTGGCAGCGGTGTACGCGCGCAGCTCCGGCAACCCTTATCTCAATGCCGAGCTGGCGGGCAGTGACGCGGAACCGTCGGAGTCGCTGCGCCAGGTGCTGGTCTCGAGGCTTGATGCCGTCGGGCTGCCCGCTCGCATGGTGGTCGCCGCCGCCGCGACCCTTGGCAGGGGTTTGACCGACGACGAGATGCTCGCTGCGGCCTCCGGTGCTGCAGACGCCGTCTGGGAGGCGTGCGACGCAGGTCTCGTCGTACGCGAGGCTGGACATGGGGCGATGGCTCGTCACCCCGTGCTGGCCGAGGTTGCGTACGAGGAACTGTTATCGCGTGATCGGCGGCAGCTGCACACCAGGCTGGCGGCGTGCCTGGAGGCGGATCTGCCCGAGCGGCCGAGCGCGGCCCGGGTCGCGGAGATTGCTGAGCAGTACTGCCGCGCTGAGGACGCCGACGACGGGCTCGTCTGGTCGGTGCGGGCTGCTGTGGCGGCCGAGCAGGGGTACGCGATAGCCGAGGCCGGTCATTGGTACGCCGAGGCCGCGTCGTTGTGGGGTTCCGCCCGTACGGCGTTGGCCGACGTACCCGAGAAGCTGTCGCTCCTCGTGTCGGCGGCGACGCACTTGGGCTCTGTCGGTCAGACGGACCGGGCCATGGGGTTGCTGGAAGGCGATCTCACGGCCATGTCCACTACGCGCGAGGAGGTGCTGGGCGCAGCGTTGACACGCTGCTGGCTCGGAACCACCGTGGGGGACACCGAGCAGGCATTGCGCGACGTCGAGCTCGCTCAGCGGTTGACGTCCGCCGGCGACGAACCGACGTTGGCCAGGATCTGCGCCTGCCAGGCAATGGCGCTCGGCACCTGTTCGCGGTGGGACGAGGTGGAGGCGCCGGCGCGCATCGCGCTCGAGTTGGGCGCGAAGTACGCGGACCACCGGACGGTCGGCAAAGCTCACGCCGTACTCGGTATCGGGGCCGCTCTGCAGGGCCTGTTCTCTCAGGCGCTCGGACATGACCTCACGGCACTCGCGATCGCGCACAAGCTGGCTGAACCAGAGGATCTCGCGATGGCCGGGGTCGCTCTGACCGATGTCTACTTGCGGATGGGTGAACCGGACCGAGCCGCACAGATCGCGCGCTTCGTCGGGCAGCGTGTGCGCCGGCTGATGTTGGGCCGGCACTGGCTGGAAGACCTCATGGACAGCAACGTCGTCCAGGCGCTCTACGAGTCCGGTCGATGGGACGAGGCGGTTGCCTGGATGTCCGAGCGATCGGCGCCGTCTGATCTGGGCTTCTTCCAGGTGACGATGGTCCACGTATACCTGGCGCGCGGCGATATCGCGGCGGCGGAGCAGTCGCTGCGTCACGCGGCATCCTTGAACGAACGCGATCAACCACGATTCCTGGCGTCGTACGGCGAAGGTCAAACGCTCCTCCTGCTGCGGACTGGTCGTGCGGAGCAGGCGCTCGAGTTGGCGTTGTCAGTGGCCGACACCGCGCGTGCAGGCGCTGATGAGGATGTGGAGGGCGGGCTACTGCTCGCCGGTCTCGAGGCGGCTGCGGCCGTCCGTGCGCCTGACCGCCTCGAGCAGTTGGTGTCGCGCCTCGGCGGCGCGACCCAGGGCCGGAGCCGAGCGGCCGTAACTGCCGTGATCGATGGCCAGCGATCGCGCGCTACGGGAGCCTTCGACCCGGATCCGTGGCTGATCGCGGCGCGGGAATGGTCCGCGCTCGGGCGACCGTACGAGGAGGCTCAGGCACGACTCCGCGCCGCCGAGGCGATCCTCACCAGCCGCCCCGGCGCCGCCGCCCGACGTACAGCTGCCGAACAACTCATCGCGGCACGGCACCTTGCCGAACGCCTCCGCGCGGCTCCGCTGCTCGAGCAGATCGGCAAGCTCGCCCGACTTGCCCGCATCGACACGGGACAGAGCGGCGCACCTCACGACCAGGCGGGGCCGGTGCCGAGCCCGGCAGGTCCGCCCGCCCTGACAGACCGCGAGCAGCAGGTCCTAGCGCTGCTCGCCGACGGACTCACCAACCGCGAGATAGGCGAGGCGCTCTTTATGAGCCCCAAGACCGCAAGCGTCCACGTGACCCACATCCTGGACAAGCTCGGAGTGCAGACGCGGGTGCAAGCGGCGGCCATCGCTGCGCGCCTCGGCCTGGACCAACCACCGCCGATGTGA